CTCCGATTACATTGAACAGCCGGCCCAGCACTTCCTTCCCAACAGGGACGTTGATCGGTGAACCGCTGTCTACAGCTTCCATCCCCCGAGTCAATCCATCCGTTGAGGACAATGCAACGCATCTAACTACATCATCGCCGATATGCTGCGCTACTTCCGCAACAATATTTCTATTTTCAAAATAGATATAAATCGCGTTGAGCAGCTCCGGCATTTCTTCCGGCATAAACTTTATATCAATTACGGGACCAATGATTTGGTGTATGGTACCTTTATGACTCATTACCTTCCCTCCTTTGCTTGTTAATTTTATGCAATGCTGCGTTGCTGGCTTCTTCGCGCTTGCTTACGTATGTCCATATACGTGCGCTTCACGCTCATAAGCCGTGCCTTGCCTTGCATAAAATTTCCTGCGCAAACTTTACTTTCTGAATTTATGCAATGCTGCGTTGCTGGTTTCTTCGCGCTTGCTTACGTATGTCCATATGCGTGCGCTTCACGCTCAAAAGCCGCGCCTTGCCTTGCATAAAATTTCCTGCGCAAACTTTATTTCAGCGCTTCGGCGCCTCCTACGATTTCGGAAATTTCATTTGTGATGGCGGCCTGCCGTGTCCTGTTGTAGTAGAGGGTTAGCTCACCGATCATGTCTCTTGCATTGTCGGTGGCGTTCTCCATGGCAATACGCCTTGCAGCGTGTTCACAGGTGGCAGATTCTACGATGGCGCCATAAACCATAATTTCCACGTATTTTGGCACCAGATAGTTGAAGACCTCTTCTACCGAAGGCTCATAATCAACCTGCTTTTCCAATCTCGGAAAATCCGGATCCCTGTTGATCTCGAAGGGAAGGAGGGTTACAGATCTTACCTTCTGCTCCAGGGAACTGACAAACGAGGTATAGATGATTACTACTTCGTCAATCTGTCCGGAATTATACATATCGATGATCGGCTTACTGATATCATGGGTCTCCAGGAAGGAAATACTTTCCGGCGGGAGCATATACTCCTCAAAGATATCATAATCTCGCTTTTCAAAATATTCTTTGCCTTTTCCACCAACTGCCACGATGACCGGTTTTCCCCGATCCTCAGCGATTTGTCTTGCTGCTTCTTTAATGATATTGGAATTGAAGCTTCCGCAAAGTCCTCTGGAGCTGGTGACGATGATATAGCAAGTCGACTTGATCTCACGGTTCCCTTTCAGGTATTCCGAAGGGACTTCATTTGTATGGTGAAAAATTTCCTCAATTGACTCAGTCACATAGTGGAAATATTCTTGTGTTTTTTCAAAGGTGTTTTTGGCTTTCCGCAATTTTGCAGCAGATACGAGCTTCATGGCATTGGTGATATGTTCCATGCTGCTGACGCTTCGGATTCTGCGCTTAATATCTCTCATGTTGTTCGTTGCCATGCCTTCACCTCCTCCTTACCAGCGTCAATCGGATGATCTCAGCGATTTGAATTTCAAGATTGCAGTCTTGAGCTGCTCTTCTGTTTCCCCTTCCAGCTTACCGGTGGACTTGATTTCTTTTCCCACTTCCGGATACTGGGTATCCATAAAGCTGTAGAACTCCTTCTCAAAATCCTTGATTTCTTCGACCGGAACATCCACAAGATAGCGGTTGGTCGCGGCAAAGATGATCATAACCTGGTGTTCGACCTTGACAGGTGCGTACTGAGGCTGTTTTAAAATTTCCATCAGAACAGTACCATGTTCCAGCCGTTCTTTTGTATCTTTATCAAGATCGGAACCAAACTGTGAAAAGCTTGCCAGCTCTCTGTATTGTGCTAATTCTAGTTTTACCTTACTGGATACCTTTTTCATGGCCTTGATCTGTGCGCTTCCTCCTACACGGGATACAGAAATACCAGCGTTAACAGCAGGTCTCTGTCCTGTAAAGAAAAGCTCTGATTCTAGGAAAATCTGACCATCTGTAATGGAAATTACATTGGTCGGAATATATGCGGAGACGTCTCCCGCCTGGGTCTCAATGATAGGAAGTGCCGTAATGGAACCGCCGCCCAGCTCATCGGATAACTTTGCCGCTCTTTCAAGAAGTCTGCTGTGCAGATAGAATACATCTCCGGGATAAGCTTCTCTCCCAGGCGGTCTTCGAAGCAGCAGTGACATGGCTCTGTAAGCAACTGCATGCTTGGAAAGGTCGTCATAAATGATCAGTACATCTTTTCCCTGATACATGAATTCTTCCGCCATTGCACAGCCTGCATAAGGGGCTATGTACTGCAGCGGAGCAACCTCACTGGCAGTCGCGGAAACTACGATGGTATATTTCATTGACCCTTTGTTCTCAAGGGTTTGAACCATTTGCGCAACGGTGGATTTCTTCTGCCCTATGGCCACATAGATGCAGATGACATCCTCTGATGCCTGATTGAGAATCGCATCGATGGCAATGGCGGTTTTTCCGGTCTGCCTGTCACCGATGATCAGTTCTCTTTGCCCCTTACCAATGGGGATCATAGAATCGATGGCCTTGATTCCCGTTTGCAGCGGCTGATTGACCGATTTTCTCTGCAATACTCCGGGAGCTATATTTTCCACGGGTCTGGTTTTCGTCGTGTTGATAGGTCCCTTGCCGTCGATTGGCTGTCCAAGTGCGTTTACAACACGTCCGATCAGTTCCGGTCCTACGGGAACTTCAACAACCTTACCGGTTGGCTTTACAACGTCGCCCTCTTTGATTTCCTTATCGGGCCCCAGAATAACCGTACCGACATTATCCTCTTCCAGATTCAGCGCCATGCCGTAAACATCGCCGGGAAACTCAAGTAGTTCTCCCGCCATGCACTGATCCAAACCGTAGATTCTGGCAATACCGTCACCAACCTGTATTACTGTACCGAAATTGGATATTTCCAACTCGTTTTTATATTGTTTGATCTGTTCTCTTATGACCGCACTGATTTCTTCTGGTCTTAAATTCATATGTGCAAGTCCTCCTTATTTCTTCGCCTTTTCATTTCGCCGTATCAAAACAATTGATGTAAACCAGCAGCGAATCGATGCGTCTTTTATTGAGATCTTAGGCTTTCTCCGAGGTCATTGAGACGCTTTCTTACCGTAGCGTCGATAACCTTACCTTCAATAAAGATCCTGACTCCTCCAATGATTGAGGAATCGGTTCTGTTCTCGAGCTTTACTTTCTTGCGGATCAGATTGCTTGTTTTTTCTTCAAAAGTGGAAAGCTGTTCCGCTGAAAGCGGCCCTACAGAGAATATGGTTCCCGTAGAGAACCCCTGGCTTTCATCAATCAACTGTTTGAACCTGCGGACAATGTTTTCGAACTCTTTGGCTCTCCCCTTGTCAATCAGAATCCACAGCAGATGAATGAGCTCATCACTTATTCTCCCCGAAAAAATCTTTGTTATTGCCTGCTTTTTTTCTGCAGCAGACACAACAGGAGTTTTTATGAACTCAAAAAATTCAGGTTCCCTTTTTAGGATATCCAAAACCTCCAGAGACTCCTGCAGAAGAATTTCCGTTTTATTTACATCGGATGCTGCCTCAAACAAGGCTTTTCCATATGTCATATCAACTGTTAATTCTGCCATCCCGAATTACCTGCCTGTTCTATCACCCGCTGAATAATATCTTCCTGTCCGGCAGCATCCAGCTGCTTTTCAATGATTTTCTCAGCAGCATAAATTGCGAGACCTCCGATTTGCTGTTTCATCTCGACCACCGCCTTGAGTCTATCGCGTTCGATATCCCTATGTGCCTGCAGAATCATTTCGCTGGCCTTCCTGCTGGCATCATCAACGATCTCTTTCGCCTGTGCCTCGGCTCTAATCTTGGCGTTCTTTATAATTTCCCTGCCTTCATTCTCGATGTTTGCAAGCTGCTTCTTATATTCTGCCAGTTGTTCATCGGCAATAAGGTTTGTTCTGTCAGCTTGATCAAAAGCATCCTTTACTGCATTCTGTCGATCCAGCATGAACTGATGCACTTTTTTGAAGAAGAAAAGCTTGAGTATGACATAAAGGATCAGGAAGTTCACTGCTACCATCAGTAAAGTCCAATCCAAATGGATTAGATCTGCGTATTTTTCCAAGGCATTTCCCTCCTTCCTTGCTTAAACTTAAATTTCAACGCTCTTGTTGGCTGCTAGAGCATGCTGATGAAAGGATTCGCAAACAGGAGCACGATGGAAACGATGAACGCAAAGATACCTGTTGTTTCCGCAACAGCCTGACCAACCAGCATCGTCTTTAAAATATCTCCCTGTGCTTCGGGCTGTCTGGCTACGCCTTCTACCGCTTTGCCTGCCGCAAAGCCCTGGCCAATACCGATACCCAAAATTCCGATCATTACGATGGCAGCTCCAAGTGCGGACATACCCAATACAAATGCTTCCGGTGTTACTAATGACATGATTATTTCCTCCTTAAATACATGTTTCGTCTTGCTAAATTATCTCCTAATGGTGTTCGTGCTTGATAATTCCATTGGAGATGAATACCATAGTTAACATGGTAAAGATAAATGCCTGAAGTCCTGCCTCGAAAATATCGAAGAAGAAGTTCGCGGGCAAAGGAATTCCGATGAGCAGGAATGGAATCGTAATTTCCATGCCTTCTGTAATTCCTTCCAGTCCTCCAAACAGCAGCGCCATAATGATGACGCCTCCTGTAATGTTACCGAACAGTCGGAAAGAGAGAGAGAGCGGAAATGCAAGCTCACCCACAAGATTGATCGGCAGCATGAAGGGGTATGGCGAGGACAGGTGCTTGATATATCCCTTCAAGGTCTGGGAACGAATCGCATTGTAGTGGATCAGTACAAACGTGATCCCGGCAAGTGCGAACGTCGTGTTGAGGTCGGCGGTCACCGGTCTTTGTTCATAGAGTCCCAGCGAATTTCCCAAGATTAAAAAAATGAACAGGGTTCCAATATAAGGGGCAAAGCGTATATTTTCCTTGCCCATGGTATTCGCAACCAAATTGTAGATGGATTCTACAATCCATTCGGCGAATGCCTGCGAGCCCTTGGGAATCCGTCTCATTTTCCTCGTGGATATGAAAGCAAAGGCAATCATAACGGCACTGACGATGAGTGAGTACAAAACCGTTTCGGTTATATTAATCCCGCCTATGCTGTAAATAATTCTCGGCCCAAGATGCATTCTAAACCTCCTTTTAAGTCTATTTCCTGATTTAGAAATCGCTGATTCATTCCAGGCACACGTTGAGCTGCGCACCTACCATACAATCAGAGTTTCCTTAGTTGTCAAGCTCCTCGTATTCTTTAAAATCATACCAGTGTTTCTTCGGCTGCAGCTCTTCAGGCTCTTCTCTGACAGTCCTGCCTTTGGAAAATTCCGCTTTCAGTCCATGCAGATAGAACATTGCCAGCTTAAGGGTCAAATACCCCAGTGCCGTGCCCATTGCGCTAATCATTCCCACATGAAGGGATGCAATAAAACCAGCGCCGTAAACGGCCAGCCGAATGAGATAACCAATAAAGGCCAGCGAAGCGTTGTGCCGCTCCAATACGAGCTGAAAGGTAAACGCCATAAGATTAAAATTCACAATTGCAATCGCGGTTCCCAGCGCGAGACCATATAAAAACTGAACATCAAATCCCAATAGAGGAATTGATGCCAGTTCAATTATGGCGGTAGCCACGATTCCATATTTAAAAATTTTGTTCTTAAAGGCCGTCAATCCATTCATTCTCAGCGTTTCCCCGGTTTTTCATGGTATTATACTATTATAATCCTTAATTGTTAAATGTAAAGCATCGTTAAAAAATAAACATTCAGAATATTTTGTTATCTAGAAAAAAAAGCATCGCAAACCTTCTAATTTCAAAAGATTTGCGACGAAGTACCATTAATTTATGTGGATTTTTTACAAGAAATTACGACAAATTATGACATTTTTTCAAGCAAGCTGTTTCATGTTAGCCTCTACCATTAAATATCATGCACCAGATTGTTAAGCCATTTCTTGGATCTGAAGCGTTTATGGCAGATAATCACCTTGATGACCTCTTCTGTCTGCGCCATCAGAACTACGAAATAAATCGGAAGATGCAGATAGAGCGCCCCCAGAAACACCAGCGGAACTCCAATGAGCCAAACGGATCCTACCTCTATAAACATCGCAAATCTGGTATCACCGCCACAGCGCATCGTTCCTACAATATTTAAACCACTGTAAATCTTCACAGGCATGAATAGACCATAGACAGAGATAATCAAGAACGCATACATCTGCCCTTGGGGCGTAAAATTAAACAAGCGTACAATCAGCTGTGACGACAGGATCAGTAATGTACCGGATGCAATTCCAACGAGAATCCCAATCCTCAGAAGACGTTTTGCAAGAGCATAAGCATAATCCATCTGCCCCATCCCGATTCGCTGCCCCACAA
This genomic window from Clostridiales bacterium contains:
- a CDS encoding ATP synthase subunit I; amino-acid sequence: MNGLTAFKNKIFKYGIVATAIIELASIPLLGFDVQFLYGLALGTAIAIVNFNLMAFTFQLVLERHNASLAFIGYLIRLAVYGAGFIASLHVGMISAMGTALGYLTLKLAMFYLHGLKAEFSKGRTVREEPEELQPKKHWYDFKEYEELDN
- the atpB gene encoding F0F1 ATP synthase subunit A, with protein sequence MHLGPRIIYSIGGINITETVLYSLIVSAVMIAFAFISTRKMRRIPKGSQAFAEWIVESIYNLVANTMGKENIRFAPYIGTLFIFLILGNSLGLYEQRPVTADLNTTFALAGITFVLIHYNAIRSQTLKGYIKHLSSPYPFMLPINLVGELAFPLSLSFRLFGNITGGVIIMALLFGGLEGITEGMEITIPFLLIGIPLPANFFFDIFEAGLQAFIFTMLTMVFISNGIIKHEHH
- a CDS encoding F0F1 ATP synthase subunit alpha; the encoded protein is MNLRPEEISAVIREQIKQYKNELEISNFGTVIQVGDGIARIYGLDQCMAGELLEFPGDVYGMALNLEEDNVGTVILGPDKEIKEGDVVKPTGKVVEVPVGPELIGRVVNALGQPIDGKGPINTTKTRPVENIAPGVLQRKSVNQPLQTGIKAIDSMIPIGKGQRELIIGDRQTGKTAIAIDAILNQASEDVICIYVAIGQKKSTVAQMVQTLENKGSMKYTIVVSATASEVAPLQYIAPYAGCAMAEEFMYQGKDVLIIYDDLSKHAVAYRAMSLLLRRPPGREAYPGDVFYLHSRLLERAAKLSDELGGGSITALPIIETQAGDVSAYIPTNVISITDGQIFLESELFFTGQRPAVNAGISVSRVGGSAQIKAMKKVSSKVKLELAQYRELASFSQFGSDLDKDTKERLEHGTVLMEILKQPQYAPVKVEHQVMIIFAATNRYLVDVPVEEIKDFEKEFYSFMDTQYPEVGKEIKSTGKLEGETEEQLKTAILKFKSLRSSD
- the atpF gene encoding F0F1 ATP synthase subunit B, which encodes MEKYADLIHLDWTLLMVAVNFLILYVILKLFFFKKVHQFMLDRQNAVKDAFDQADRTNLIADEQLAEYKKQLANIENEGREIIKNAKIRAEAQAKEIVDDASRKASEMILQAHRDIERDRLKAVVEMKQQIGGLAIYAAEKIIEKQLDAAGQEDIIQRVIEQAGNSGWQN
- the atpG gene encoding ATP synthase F1 subunit gamma, whose translation is MRDIKRRIRSVSSMEHITNAMKLVSAAKLRKAKNTFEKTQEYFHYVTESIEEIFHHTNEVPSEYLKGNREIKSTCYIIVTSSRGLCGSFNSNIIKEAARQIAEDRGKPVIVAVGGKGKEYFEKRDYDIFEEYMLPPESISFLETHDISKPIIDMYNSGQIDEVVIIYTSFVSSLEQKVRSVTLLPFEINRDPDFPRLEKQVDYEPSVEEVFNYLVPKYVEIMVYGAIVESATCEHAARRIAMENATDNARDMIGELTLYYNRTRQAAITNEISEIVGGAEALK
- the atpH gene encoding ATP synthase F1 subunit delta, which produces MAELTVDMTYGKALFEAASDVNKTEILLQESLEVLDILKREPEFFEFIKTPVVSAAEKKQAITKIFSGRISDELIHLLWILIDKGRAKEFENIVRRFKQLIDESQGFSTGTIFSVGPLSAEQLSTFEEKTSNLIRKKVKLENRTDSSIIGGVRIFIEGKVIDATVRKRLNDLGESLRSQ
- the atpE gene encoding ATP synthase F0 subunit C, encoding MSLVTPEAFVLGMSALGAAIVMIGILGIGIGQGFAAGKAVEGVARQPEAQGDILKTMLVGQAVAETTGIFAFIVSIVLLFANPFISML